A portion of the Lolium rigidum isolate FL_2022 chromosome 1, APGP_CSIRO_Lrig_0.1, whole genome shotgun sequence genome contains these proteins:
- the LOC124693969 gene encoding uncharacterized protein LOC124693969, translated as MERSRSCTEKSGSNNTPASAVTELRCYSSSYVTPKKAAGTTWPFPAPSSISSSAAAATGSKVKTWSGGFVSAPAELRRKGRVAGYRVYGAEGKVKVSLKNGVRWLKGKCTQVVDGLW; from the coding sequence ATGGAGAGGTCAAGGTCCTGCACAGAGAAGAGCGGCAGCAACAACACCCCAGCCAGCGCCGTCACCGAGCTGAGGTGCTACAGTTCTTCCTACGTCACGCCCAAGAAGGCAGCCGGCACCACATGGCCGTTTCCTGCACCTTCTTCCATTTCCTCGTCGGCTGCGGCGGCGACCGGTTCGAAGGTGAAGACGTGGAGCGGCGGATTCGTTAGTGCCCCGGCGGAGCTGCGGCGGAAGGGGAGGGTGGCGGGGTACAGGGTGTACGGCGCGGAGGGGAAGGTGAAGGTGTCGCTGAAGAACGGCGTGAGGTGGCTCAAGGGCAAGTGCACCCAGGTGGTGGACGGCTTGTGGTGA
- the LOC124683685 gene encoding diacylglycerol O-acyltransferase 1-2-like has product MAPPPSVAAAHDRAGDAGDPALRLRRAPAPEADAGGRREDAVPPPQTQQQKQHEMFCYRASAPAHRRVKESPLSSDAIFQQSHAGLLNLCIVVLIAVNSGLIIENLMKYGLLIRAGFWFSARSLRDWPLLMCCLTLPIFPLAALMTEKMAQRNIIREHVAILLHIIITTTVLFYPVVVILKCESAVLSGFVLMFIASITWLKLVSFAHTNYDIRALSKSIEKGATHDSSIDDESIKGPTINRIVYFMLAPTLCYQTSYPRTAFIRKGWVTRQLIKCLVFTGLMGFIIEQYINPIVQNSKHPLKGNFLDAIERVLKLSVPTLYVWLCMFYCFFHLWLNILAELLRFGDREFYKDWWNAKTFEEYWRMWNMPVHKWIVRHIYFPCIRNGFSKGFAILISFLVSAVFHELCIAVPCHIFKLWAFSGIMFQIPLLLLTKYLQDKFKNTMVGNMIFWFFFSIVGQPMCVLLYYHDVMNRQALSNT; this is encoded by the exons atggccccgCCCCCGTCCGTGGCCGCGGCCCACGATCGCGCAGGCGACGCGGGCGACCCtgccctccgcctccgccgcgcccctGCCCCCGAGGCGGACGCCGGCGGTCGGCGGGAGGACGCCGTCCCGCCGCCGCAAACGCAGCAGCAGAAGCAGCACGAGATGTTCTGCTACCGCGCGTCGGCGCCCGCCCACCGCCGGGTCAAGGAGAGTCCGCTCAGCTCCGACGCCATCTTCCAACAG AGTCATGCGGGTCTTCTGAACCTATGCATTGTTGTGCTGATTGCAGTTAACAGCGGGCTGATTATTGAGAACTTAATGAAG TATGGCCTATTAATAAGAGCTGGATTTTGGTTTAGTGCAAGATCACTGCGAGATTGGCCACTTCTGATGTGCTG CCTCACTTTACCCATCTTCCCACTTGCTGCACTCATGACCGAGAAGATGGCTCAAAGAAACATCATTCGGGAACAT GTGGCCATTCTTCTCCATATCATTATTACAACCACTGTCCTATTCTATCCAGTTGTTGTGATTCTTAA GTGTGAATCAGCAGTATTATCTGGATTTGTACTAATGTTTATTGCAAGCATTACTTGGTTGAAGCTTGTCTCTTTTGCTCATACTAATTATGATATAAGGGCATTGTCCAAAAGTATTGAAAAG GGTGCTACACATGACAGTTCTATCGATGACGAGAGCATTAAAGGTCCAACTATCAACAGAATAGTGTATTTCATGCTGGCCCCAACACTTTGTTACCAG ACAAGTTATCCCCGGACAGCATTTATTAGGAAAGGCTGGGTGACCCGGCAGCTTATAAAATGCCTAGTATTTACAGGCTTGATGGGTTTCATAATTGAGCAA TACATAAATCCAATTGTCCAGAATTCCAAGCATCCGCTGAAAGGGAATTTCTTGGATGCTATTGAGAGAGTTCTGAAACTCTCAGTGCCGACGTTGTACGTTTGGCTTTGCATGTTCTATTGCTTTTTCCATTTGTG GTTGAATATTCTTGCCGAACTTCTGCGTTTTGGTGATCGTGAATTCTACAAGGACTGGTGGAATGCCAAAACATTTGAAGAG TATTGGAGAATGTGGAATATG CCTGTTCATAAGTGGATTGTTCGACATATATATTTTCCTTGCATAAGGAATGGCTTCTCAAAG GGTTTTGCAATTCTCATCTCATTTCTGGTTTCAGCTGTATTTCATGAG CTATGTATTGCTGTCCCTTGTCACATCTTCAAGTTATGGGCATTTTCTGGAATCATGTTTCAG ATTCCCCTGCTATTGTTGACAAAGTATCTTCAAGATAAGTTCAAGAACACGATG GTTGGCAACATGATATTTTGGTTCTTCTTCAGCATAGTTGGGCAACCGATGTGTGTCCTTTTATACTACCATGATGTGATGAACAGACAAGCTCTATCAAATACATAG